The stretch of DNA acccaaaatcaattggattgcttcagattACTTGGAGTCTTATGCATTacatttatgctacctttatgtgctttttgtagcttcaaagttttggccaccattcacttgcattgtatggactttcaGAGCTGGGATATTCTCCAAAATagttgcttgtgttcagcagtcGAAAGATAAGTtgtacacatctaggatggcatgagagtgtgtaaatgagagaattttcctttttgggtgaattgttcctttaaattcagcaattttgtgtaTTATTTGCTATTATTAAGTTGTATATATCGGCATCAGCCAGCAGATTCACTGCTCTTAAGATATTGATGtcagccattaaaaaaagaatacaatagtTGACCACTAGCCAACATCACGTCTCTTGGCTGCTTGCTTATAATCCATGCATATATGCATTTGCTTTACaatacttaaaaacaacaaactttTTTGTGTGATTAGGGAGTTTTGCTGTGTGGGGTGGGCTCTTCTCCATGATTGACTGTGGGCTGGTGAAGGTGAGGGGCAAAGAGGACCCCTGGAACTCAATCACAAGTGGAGCCATGACAGGAGCGATTTTAGCAGCAAGAAGTAAGTTCCAAAAATTAGTGGATAACGATGATGCAGTGTGAGTAATCTATTTATGCATCAGTTGAGCTAGGTGCAAATGCAGTGCCATTTTATGAGGATTCAAAGTGCATCTGCAGTCATGGAAATCCTGGAAacatcagggaattttaaaactgGAAATTAATTGGCCATGGATATTAATAAAATTGCAACCTTTTAGGATTATCTCTGTGGCAAAGAAATTaatctgtcttttgtttttttttaaaggatggcCTGTATTTGATTTATACTGTGTTTGTGGTATTAATCAACTCTGTTTCATCACAGATGGGCCTGTGGCCATGGTTGGCTCTGCAGCAATGGGAGGTATACTGCTTGCATTAATAGAAGGTGCAGGAATTCTGCTCACAAGGTTTGCCTCATCACAATTCCCAACTGGTAAGTGTGTCAAGATATGGTTTGTCATATTGACCAACATGGATAACATACACAGACAGACTTAAACATGTATAAAACACAAGGACGTTTTTTAAATTATCATCATGTTTTCTCTACAGGCCCACAGTTTGCAGAGGAGCCCGCTCCCATGCCTGCGTCTTCATTTGGAGACCATAGACAGTATCAATGAAAAGCCTTTTGAAACTCAAGGCCTTTTCTTATTCCATGAACTCAAGTTAAAAGTTACAGTGAGGACTTCATCAGAGCATGCATAAATGCCACCAACCATGAATGACTGTGAAGAGAGAATACTCCTGTCCATGCATTTGTCTCCAGTATGCCTTTTGCTGTTCTCAGCTTTGCCATTCACCTCGGGGTCACCGTATTTAAGTTAAAGGTTGTTTTGATCAATGTGTCCTCATTTCTTCTTTCTCCGATTGCTCTGTATGACCTTATTTTGATGCtgacaaaaaagaaatatttgaTAACATGAGCAGTTGGTATTCTGTTTAGGTCATGCTAGGTTGTTCAAGTTGAGCCCCTTTCAATTGGCTGTATAAagtgtgtgtataaagtgtttgtgtgaatgggttATAACCGTTGTGTGCGTGTACAGAAGAGTTTATTATATGCCTGTGAACTGAATATTTGAAATTAATGTAAACTTTCTCCTGGGCTTCGTCAAGATCTTATTCATAGTGGAGTTTTTAACTGATGGCACCTTGCTAAACCTTCACTTGTAGAGTTTATTCTGTGAAAATTAACTTTTAGAAGTAGCTATTTATTTTCTAGGAAGAACTTGTTTGTTTCAAGAGAACGTATTGTTCTCCAGTTAATATAGGAGGTTTGTCAGCAAAGGATGCGTTAGAGGGAGCCAGATGAATGGAAAGAATCGAGCATCTCTTCTGTTGGCTGTGTGAGCCAAATTGAGCTGAGAAGCATCGCAAATAAACTACTGTTATTGCTTCTGTGGAGGTCTGTTGTccagaaaatgtcatttttaaaggaatgatccgggttcaatacaagttaagctcaactgacaaaTTATGTTATAATGTTGATTGAAGGACAGGCCAGGAGATTTACAAAAATGGATATTTAAAAGGGCAGACTTATTTAGATTTGGCTGTAATTCGCTCTGGCAGGATTGAAGGACAGGCCAGGAGAGTTCCAAACACATAAGATTTAAAAGGGCACATTTATTGCATTTGTTGGTTGAAAAGGGACAACTGAGTCAGTTCagcaatgtgaaagtgaaaataagaTTTCTATTACACTACCCACTTAAagcaatattccaggttcaataaaatttGAGCTcaacagacagcatttgtggcatactgttgattacaaatgaatttagagtaaaacaaataagtaatatgttacagtgaggcacttgcaatagaAATGAATGAGACAAGTActaaaacgttaaaatactcaatgtgtCAAAActtaagtatagccacaaaacgttAGTGATCAAACAACTTATTTTTTTCGCAGTGAAATGATATCAGAGACTGTTTTgtagagacgggccacttctattcaaatgaatgggagaaattataACGGCCAACGGGTTTAGaaaagaaagtcccgccttacaggtaaaagtggtaatcaccttttagatacagacatcacctgtcagtcaactcgagcaCGCATAGGCGGTTTTTCTTGATAAACCGGGAAAATATGCCTCcatttgttcctggcaggctgcaCATGCGTAGACATTCTATGGGCTGTTTACTGAGGCAGTTTTTTGAATGGATGTGTGTTGTGTGCTGTATAAAGTTTTGGATTGAACTacgtgtggagtttactacgataaatTGATGTTTTATAAGAGCATACGCGGCAATTTTGCGACAGGTGTCACTTTACGGCTCTACCCACTGCATtcgctagcaccatctttgattgggaatgacaacgaggctgtgagggatagaccaACCATCTCTTCAgttgcagtttaaagtgtttttggatcattccacgGACAAAACATAGATGAAATATCTGTCCAAGTACATttagtatacaaagaactccagacaacatgagttgtgggaaATCAGATGTGGTCTAGGAGCTTATACTGCTTATACTACTGTTCGtgctatccctcacagccttgttgtcattcacGTTAAAAATAACTGTTTTGAAAGGGGAATTATTTGGGTTGAACAGTTTATCAAAAAGGATGGCGTTTTATACAATTATTCtgaatttgttaatatttataacTTTTCAGTTGATCCTATCCAATATTTTTTGGTTTTACATGCCAAGGGAATTTTGAGGCTATTAGagtgtattaataataattctttacAAACAGTTGAAGAATTTACTGCTTGTATCAAGTTGCAGGGCAAGGATTTCACAAGTTCTGGATGTTATAATATTTTCTTGGGTTCCTTCTTCAATCTAAAAATATACTTGCTGTTACTACTCATTGGAATTCTCTATTTAAAAGATGTCTTGATTGGAGTAAAATTTGGATGACACCTCAAGTATTgcatcacaaataaagtgaaagtgtTTTCCTATAACATTTTCCATCGTGTTTACCCAGTTAAGTCACGTGTGGTGCAGCGTTTTAAAGTGAACATGgaagatatttgtgttttttttttggtaaaaaatatCCCCTCAgtctattaataatttattttgtgagtgtctcaagatggatggatggataattgcccgttattatattaataaagtcAAATGGAATGAAAAAATGCCaaattttgaacaatttaaaatcgatgttaaaatatatttagaaacaatATCCAGAAGTAAAAACTTAAAAGCAAGGAAAACTTTACAGCTATTTAATAgatatacgttttttttttggttctgtaaaatgcctttctttctttttcttttaaatgttttggtttgtctattctctttttttttaccactgaCATGTATGTTATATGTACTCTTGtatgtaaattatgttttgtttcttgttaaaatgaaataataataataaaaaaggtttaaaaatcATTCACATTAAAAATCAAGATTAGATTGACCTAATAGATAGccctgcccccaactcacgctATTGGTTCAGTAACGTTtttggggcgggtctaagcggGTCGCAATTATCATAGCGTCCCCGAAACAAAGAGCTtgcagttttcgagaaaattaaccaaCGAAGAGCTTACTAATGGCTTAaactggaataggagaaagtattttaacaaaaaatgttaCATACttaagaattaaaggaatattctgggttcaatgcaagttaaactcaatcgacagcatttgtggcataatgttgattatttatCCAATTGTTTTTTCAACTTgtcctttttcttaaaaaaaaaaaagaacgaaaagcttttctttaaattgttaaaatactcactatttcaaaagtatagacacatgCCGTAAACATGTGGCCATGTTAgcctaacatgattttagtgtgataaaacctcTTTTCAGTGTAGTTAtaaacaactttgttgccatgacgacataacatcATAAACCGTAAAAcgcacataaaaacaaatatttcaacaatttcacagctcaaataatacacaagttttaacaacaataattactgtgcttttatacaatttataagcttcacatttctgtctttttggTTTGGCTTGAGTTCTATTGTATTGTATTTCACTCCAATCCTTCTCATTCATTAAGGGCATGTCTCCTTTAAAAGGCCCTGACACTTTGTCTCACTGCATCACCTTCTTGCCTGCAAGTTTGTTTTGTGACAGCACCAGGAGTGAGGTCAAGTCATGATGCAAACAACTCATTAATAATTTAAGGCAGCAAGCATGACAGGTTGCTGATCTAGGTCCTAAAAAGCACTGCAATTTATAATTCAGGACTTTTGAAGCCACTGTGGGAGCAAAGCTTTCTTGATTGTATTCAAGATCATTGAACTAGCTCTGGCTGTGCACTCAAGATATTCGGTGAAACACTCCAAAACTTTCTATGGTTCTGGAGTTGTGCTATGTCTTCAATGAGGAAGAGCAAGTGTTTTTGTCATTCTAATAATTAATAATGCAATGAACTACACATCAGATTACTAATTTACTCTGCTGTCAAGATGTTTTGaggtgtttgtttgtatgtgtgtgtgtctgtccgtccgtctgtctctctctctctctctctctctatctatctatctatctatctatctatctatctatctatctatctatctatctatctatctatctatctatctatctatctatctatcatcgaTCTGTctagtttattattttgtttaaagcaGATGAAATCAGTGTATATGTGGAGATAGCACCATGTGCCCTGTAAATGAGAATTGGATACGATGCTCTGCTTAGTATGTAGGATGAGCATCACAGCAAAGTAACAGGCTATCAAAGAGACTTTTAATTAGACGCTACTCTAAACATGTTTTCCCTTTGGAGACCCTGAGGCTCGCTGCTTTTTTGTCTGGTAGCATATGCCGCTCCAGGATGCTTACCACCAGATGCACACTACTCTTGTTATTCTTTACTTTGCATGGTATCAATGTTTTAAAGTGGCAgaagatgaatatatatatatatatatatatatatatatatatatatatatatatatatatatatatatatatatatatatatatatatatttatatatatataaaactaagtAACTAATTAACAGCATTTCTGGTATAAAGAAAtaaagtgagtcacttacaatgacAATGAattgggacaatttttggagggtttttaaaatattaaatattttgatgtttacggatcggccccattcacttctttttaagtgcctcactgtaacccagatttttactgtttttcttgaaatacattttgtagtaatcaacattatgccacaaatgctgtctgttgAGCTCAACTCGTAttaaaccctgaatattcctttaagtgggtAGTGTCATAGGAATCTtcttattttcactttcacattgctGAACTGagcatttttgtcctttttcaaCCAACAAATGGAATAAATCTGCCCTTTTAAATCTTATCTCTGTTTTTGTAACTCTCATGGCCTGTCCTTCAATCCTGCCAGGGCGAATTACAGCTCATTTTTTTAGATGTTGAGTATTCTTTACTGAAATATAATCATGCTCTTGGGCTTGCAGGCAATTGCACAGAATAATTGTCAGTTCATAAACATCAAATTAACAATTTATGTGA from Xyrauchen texanus isolate HMW12.3.18 chromosome 39, RBS_HiC_50CHRs, whole genome shotgun sequence encodes:
- the LOC127632979 gene encoding mitochondrial import inner membrane translocase subunit Tim17-A, which produces MEEYAREPCPWRIVDDCGGAFTMGAIGGGIFQAVKGFRNSPVGMNHRLRGSLTAIRTRAPQLGGSFAVWGGLFSMIDCGLVKVRGKEDPWNSITSGAMTGAILAARNGPVAMVGSAAMGGILLALIEGAGILLTRFASSQFPTGPQFAEEPAPMPASSFGDHRQYQ